A portion of the Streptomyces sp. YPW6 genome contains these proteins:
- a CDS encoding NADH-quinone oxidoreductase subunit J, translated as MGTTGTVLLWTLGPAALVSGVLVFAVNSMARATFALLVSLVCAGGVVTVLGLPYLGVVIVLMMVMEMVIMAVFMIAYMMNPAGLMPMSMLHNQRGAVAVSGAAFAALVAGIFLVPWPDRTGARPEDTTFQLGMALMEEQMLTMVTLGFVLLATMVGATVLATRRGRYDRFGDNLDQRPPRDPAGGGVGR; from the coding sequence ATGGGTACGACGGGCACGGTGCTGCTCTGGACGCTGGGTCCGGCGGCCCTGGTCTCCGGCGTTCTGGTGTTCGCGGTGAACTCGATGGCCCGGGCCACCTTCGCCCTGCTGGTGTCGCTGGTCTGCGCGGGCGGCGTGGTGACCGTGCTGGGGCTGCCCTATCTGGGCGTGGTGATCGTGCTGATGATGGTCATGGAGATGGTGATCATGGCTGTTTTCATGATCGCTTACATGATGAACCCGGCCGGCCTGATGCCGATGTCGATGCTGCACAACCAGCGCGGTGCGGTGGCCGTCAGCGGCGCCGCCTTCGCCGCTCTGGTCGCCGGGATCTTCCTGGTGCCCTGGCCGGACCGCACCGGCGCCCGGCCGGAGGACACCACCTTCCAGCTCGGCATGGCCCTGATGGAAGAGCAGATGCTGACCATGGTCACCCTCGGGTTCGTGCTGCTGGCAACCATGGTCGGCGCCACGGTGCTCGCCACCCGGCGGGGGCGCTACGACCGCTTCGGCGACAACCTGGATCAGCGTCCCCCGAGGGACCCGGCCGGTGGGGGAGTGGGCCGGTGA
- a CDS encoding NADH-quinone oxidoreductase subunit H, giving the protein MVEAGTWWTVLAAPAVLIGLAVLAVAGNAVLDARGAGRPVTPGAAVRPLLAVGQALVAQPRRLPAPDRLLWRAGVITVPVAALLSTLVIPFGNRVVADLSVGVVWFNAMEVLTWAGLWLAGWGPNAAFSLIGGYRFLAQGLAYELPLMFALISAAAGAQSLRVTDIAAAQHGLWYAVWMPFAFVVHLAGVLAFSFLGPFAYPAGRDIADGVLGETTGMDRLLLRAGRWLWLASGSAMAVPLFLGGGAGPGLPAWAWSLVKTLLVLGLLVWVMRRLPMIRADRYVELAWVVLLPSAVVQTLVPALVHL; this is encoded by the coding sequence GTGGTTGAGGCGGGCACGTGGTGGACGGTACTGGCCGCCCCGGCCGTGCTGATCGGCCTCGCGGTGCTGGCGGTGGCCGGCAACGCCGTGCTGGACGCCCGCGGTGCGGGTCGGCCGGTCACCCCGGGTGCCGCGGTGCGGCCGCTGCTCGCCGTGGGGCAGGCGCTGGTGGCGCAGCCGCGTCGGCTGCCCGCGCCGGACCGGCTGCTGTGGCGGGCCGGGGTGATCACCGTGCCGGTGGCCGCGCTGCTGTCCACGCTGGTCATCCCCTTCGGCAACCGGGTCGTCGCCGACCTGTCGGTCGGCGTGGTGTGGTTCAACGCCATGGAGGTGCTGACCTGGGCCGGACTGTGGCTGGCGGGCTGGGGGCCCAACGCGGCGTTCTCCCTCATCGGCGGCTACCGCTTCCTCGCCCAGGGCCTGGCCTACGAGCTGCCGCTGATGTTCGCACTGATCTCGGCCGCCGCCGGTGCCCAGTCGCTGCGGGTCACGGACATCGCCGCTGCCCAGCACGGCCTCTGGTACGCGGTGTGGATGCCCTTCGCCTTCGTCGTCCATCTGGCCGGTGTGCTCGCCTTCAGCTTCCTGGGCCCCTTCGCCTACCCGGCAGGCCGTGACATCGCCGACGGTGTGCTGGGGGAGACGACCGGGATGGACCGGCTGCTGCTCCGGGCCGGGCGGTGGCTGTGGCTGGCGTCCGGGTCGGCCATGGCGGTGCCGCTCTTCCTGGGCGGTGGCGCCGGGCCGGGACTGCCCGCCTGGGCCTGGTCGCTGGTCAAGACGCTGCTGGTCCTGGGGCTGCTGGTGTGGGTGATGCGACGGCTGCCGATGATCCGCGCCGACCGGTATGTGGAGCTGGCCTGGGTGGTGCTCCTCCCCTCGGCCGTCGTCCAGACGCTGGTACCGGCGCTCGTCCATCTCTAG
- a CDS encoding NADH-quinone oxidoreductase subunit A — translation MSGFTAALSLLGVALLAVAGGYGAAWAFRISRVPLTAQPFQSGLEPVEHAVSRFHVRWYTVTMLFLAFDMEMVFMYPWTLVISVMGPGAVIEMFVFLAVLLVGVVYAWREGALRWV, via the coding sequence GTGAGTGGTTTCACCGCTGCGCTGTCCCTGTTGGGCGTTGCCCTGCTGGCTGTCGCCGGGGGGTACGGGGCTGCCTGGGCGTTCCGGATCTCGCGAGTCCCCCTGACAGCACAGCCGTTCCAGTCGGGCCTGGAGCCCGTCGAGCACGCGGTGAGCCGGTTCCATGTGCGCTGGTACACGGTGACGATGCTCTTCCTCGCCTTCGACATGGAGATGGTCTTCATGTACCCGTGGACGCTGGTGATCTCCGTGATGGGGCCCGGCGCGGTGATCGAGATGTTCGTCTTCCTCGCCGTCCTGCTCGTCGGCGTCGTCTACGCGTGGCGGGAGGGGGCACTGCGATGGGTCTGA
- a CDS encoding TetR family transcriptional regulator, translated as MPFTDVLTQSGAARGAIYHHFPGDKNQLATEAAVQHGGLRTSRPGRTDAPRGILTRDART; from the coding sequence ATGCCGTTCACCGATGTGCTGACGCAGAGCGGGGCGGCCCGCGGCGCCATCTACCACCACTTCCCCGGCGACAAGAACCAGCTGGCCACCGAGGCCGCCGTGCAGCACGGAGGCCTTCGAACGAGCCGCCCGGGCCGCACTGACGCTCCTCGCGGAATCCTGACGCGCGACGCACGCACCTGA
- a CDS encoding ABATE domain-containing protein, which yields MTVKNLREMPWIGERSVLDLANTVVVGVGRAGGDVDLLADPELLASWREKVLDRELADLPREDLAELRAPVRAVLEAAARQVPLPEPARVRLNVLAARVPVTFRVDGAGQLAEQEAGGPAGGRSPGRRSCWPPGRSRRGCGSVRRRAAGCSSSRAGEIRRGVRSAAANRARAARRAGGID from the coding sequence ATGACCGTCAAGAACCTGCGCGAGATGCCGTGGATCGGCGAGCGGTCGGTCCTCGACCTGGCCAACACGGTCGTCGTCGGAGTCGGTCGCGCGGGCGGGGACGTCGACCTGCTGGCCGACCCGGAGCTCCTGGCGTCCTGGCGGGAGAAGGTGCTCGACCGGGAACTCGCCGACCTGCCCCGGGAGGATCTGGCGGAGCTGCGTGCCCCGGTCCGGGCCGTGCTGGAGGCGGCGGCGCGGCAGGTGCCGCTGCCGGAGCCGGCGAGGGTGCGACTCAACGTGCTGGCCGCACGGGTTCCGGTGACGTTTCGGGTCGACGGCGCAGGCCAACTCGCGGAGCAGGAGGCCGGCGGGCCGGCCGGGGGTCGGTCGCCCGGCAGGCGCTCGTGCTGGCCGCCGGGCCGGAGCAGACGTGGTTGCGGCAGTGTCCGGCGCCGAGCTGCGGGATGTTCTTCCTCGCGCGCAGGCGAGATCAGGCGTGGTGTTCGATCGGCTGCGGCAAATCGGGCGCGTGCCGCCCGTCGGGCGGGCGGCATCGACTGA